The Cupriavidus nantongensis genome has a segment encoding these proteins:
- a CDS encoding KpsF/GutQ family sugar-phosphate isomerase: MTEVIALARNVVATEIQALDGMSGRIDAGFEKAVDIILRARGRVVVVGMGKSGLIGKKIAATMASTGTPAFSVHPGEAFHGDLGMIKPIDVVLMISNSGETEELIRILPFLEHQQNPVIAMTGKVHSTLARHADVVLDISVEREACNNNLAPTSSTTATLVMGDALAVVLSVKRGFQPEDFARFHPGGSLGRKLLTRVTDVMHKENLPVCRPDASFRDVVHVINRGRLGMALVMEGEQLQGVITDGDVRRAFDSDRDYKAIMARHIMSTDPKTASPGERFADAEARIHAARIGALVVKDESDRVVGILQIHDLGSDEPAV; this comes from the coding sequence ATGACTGAAGTCATTGCATTGGCACGCAACGTCGTTGCCACCGAGATCCAGGCACTGGACGGCATGTCGGGGCGGATCGATGCGGGATTCGAGAAGGCGGTCGATATCATCTTGCGTGCGCGCGGCCGCGTGGTGGTGGTCGGCATGGGCAAGTCCGGGCTGATCGGCAAGAAGATCGCCGCAACCATGGCGTCGACGGGTACGCCGGCGTTTTCCGTTCATCCGGGCGAAGCCTTCCATGGCGATCTCGGCATGATCAAGCCGATTGATGTCGTGCTGATGATCTCGAACAGCGGGGAAACGGAAGAACTGATCCGGATCCTGCCGTTTCTCGAGCATCAGCAGAATCCGGTCATCGCGATGACCGGAAAGGTGCATTCGACGCTGGCGCGGCATGCGGATGTGGTGCTGGACATCTCGGTCGAACGCGAAGCCTGCAATAACAACCTGGCACCGACCAGTTCCACCACCGCCACGCTGGTAATGGGCGATGCGCTCGCCGTGGTCCTTTCGGTCAAGCGGGGTTTCCAGCCTGAGGATTTCGCGCGATTCCACCCGGGCGGCAGCCTGGGCCGGAAACTGCTGACTCGCGTAACGGATGTCATGCACAAGGAGAACCTGCCGGTTTGTCGCCCGGATGCATCGTTCCGCGATGTAGTGCATGTCATCAACCGCGGCCGCCTCGGCATGGCGCTGGTGATGGAAGGCGAGCAACTGCAGGGCGTTATCACGGATGGCGACGTGCGCCGCGCGTTCGACTCCGACCGCGACTACAAGGCGATCATGGCGAGGCACATTATGTCCACCGATCCGAAGACCGCCTCGCCGGGCGAACGCTTCGCCGATGCGGAAGCGCGGATCCATGCCGCCAGGATCGGCGCACTGGTGGTGAAGGATGAATCGGACCGTGTCGTCGGCATCCTGCAAATCCACGATCTGGGAAGCGATGAGCCTGCCGTCTGA
- the kdsA gene encoding 3-deoxy-8-phosphooctulonate synthase codes for MYGEYFSNLLDIPYTFKASFDKANRSSIHSYRGPGLEEGLKIFEAVKAAFDVPVITDIHEPWQAAPAAEVVDVLQLPAFLARQTDLVVALAKTGKPVNIKKPQFLSPTQVVNIVEKFKEAGNDQLILCDRGTCFGYDNLVVDMLGFGVMKRVTNDMPIIFDVTHALQQRDPNGAASGGRRQQVVELARSGMAVGLAGLFLEAHPDPANAKCDGPSALPLDKLEPFLTQVKAVDDLVKSFAPLHIE; via the coding sequence CAAGCTTCGATAAAGCGAACCGCTCATCGATTCACTCTTATCGCGGCCCTGGACTTGAAGAAGGGCTGAAGATTTTCGAAGCTGTGAAGGCCGCCTTCGATGTGCCGGTCATCACGGACATCCACGAACCTTGGCAAGCCGCACCCGCAGCCGAGGTAGTCGACGTCCTTCAGCTACCTGCATTCTTAGCCCGCCAAACCGACCTCGTTGTCGCTTTGGCGAAAACCGGCAAGCCCGTCAACATCAAGAAGCCTCAATTCCTGAGCCCGACGCAGGTAGTCAACATCGTCGAAAAGTTCAAGGAAGCTGGCAACGACCAACTGATCCTCTGCGACCGCGGAACCTGCTTTGGTTATGACAACCTCGTCGTCGACATGCTCGGTTTCGGCGTGATGAAGCGGGTCACCAACGACATGCCGATCATTTTCGACGTCACGCATGCCTTGCAGCAGCGCGATCCTAATGGCGCCGCGTCGGGTGGCAGGCGCCAGCAAGTCGTTGAACTTGCTCGTTCGGGCATGGCGGTCGGTCTGGCCGGCCTCTTCCTCGAGGCGCATCCGGATCCTGCCAATGCCAAGTGCGATGGACCGAGTGCCTTGCCGCTGGACAAGCTCGAGCCATTTCTGACTCAGGTAAAGGCAGTGGACGACCTGGTGAAGTCGTTCGCGCCGCTTCATATTGAGTAG